Proteins encoded by one window of Enterobacter pseudoroggenkampii:
- the yfcG gene encoding GSH-dependent disulfide bond oxidoreductase: protein MIDLYYAPTPNGHKITLFLEEAELDYRIIRVDISKGEQFSPLFLAISPNNKIPAIIDNQPADGGRPLSLFESGEILLYLAEKTGKLLSGELRERHHTLQWLFWQASGLGPMLGQNHHFTAYAPQPIPYAIERYQVETQRLYDVLNRRLKKTPWLGGDHYSIADIACWPWVNTHEKHRIDLASYPAVNNWFERIRTRPATERAMQKIQQI, encoded by the coding sequence ATGATCGACCTTTATTACGCCCCTACCCCAAACGGCCATAAGATCACCCTCTTTCTTGAAGAAGCCGAGCTGGATTACAGGATCATTCGCGTGGATATCAGCAAGGGCGAACAGTTCAGCCCTCTCTTTCTGGCTATCTCGCCGAATAATAAAATCCCGGCCATTATTGATAACCAGCCGGCGGACGGGGGCAGACCGTTGAGCCTGTTTGAATCCGGTGAAATTTTGCTCTATCTGGCAGAGAAAACCGGCAAGCTGCTGAGCGGCGAGCTGCGTGAGCGTCACCATACCCTGCAATGGCTCTTCTGGCAGGCGAGCGGGCTGGGGCCCATGCTGGGTCAAAACCATCACTTTACCGCTTACGCCCCGCAGCCCATTCCCTATGCGATAGAACGCTATCAGGTCGAGACGCAGCGGCTCTATGACGTTCTGAACCGTCGGCTGAAGAAAACGCCGTGGCTCGGGGGGGATCATTACAGCATTGCCGATATCGCCTGCTGGCCATGGGTGAATACGCATGAAAAACACCGAATTGACCTGGCTTCTTACCCGGCGGTGAACAACTGGTTTGAGCGCATCCGGACCCGCCCGGCGACCGAGCGGGCGATGCAAAAAATCCAGCAGATTTAA
- the folX gene encoding dihydroneopterin triphosphate 2'-epimerase yields the protein MSQPDAIIRIKNLRLRTFIGIKEEEIANRQDIVINVVIHYPADKARASEDINDALNYRTITKNIIQYVENNRFSLLEKLTQDVLDIAREHHWVTYAEVEIDKLHALRYADSVSMTLSWRRQA from the coding sequence ATGTCACAGCCAGACGCCATTATTCGTATAAAAAATTTACGCCTGCGTACCTTCATCGGTATCAAAGAGGAAGAGATCGCCAACCGTCAGGATATTGTCATTAACGTGGTGATTCACTACCCCGCAGATAAAGCGCGGGCCAGCGAAGACATCAACGACGCGCTTAACTACCGCACAATAACCAAAAACATCATTCAGTACGTGGAGAATAACCGCTTCTCCCTGCTGGAAAAATTAACTCAGGATGTGCTCGATATCGCACGCGAACATCACTGGGTCACTTATGCTGAAGTTGAGATCGATAAACTTCACGCCCTGCGCTACGCCGATTCCGTCTCCATGACGTTAAGCTGGCGGCGCCAGGCGTAA